In Methanonatronarchaeum sp. AMET-Sl, one genomic interval encodes:
- a CDS encoding chemotaxis protein CheW — protein MNENKTQVIEFKLNNKKYCVDLNHVAEVVDKDDLTQIPNTPNHIEGVMDLRGETTTIINPKTVFDLQNNKNGKRIIVFENTNQNNNDNIGWIVDEVHQVRQITNEEIDNPIKTENVKGVIKEQTDFVIWVEPPKTQN, from the coding sequence ATGAACGAAAACAAAACACAAGTCATAGAATTCAAACTAAACAACAAAAAATACTGCGTAGACCTCAACCACGTAGCAGAAGTAGTAGACAAAGACGACCTAACCCAAATACCCAACACACCCAACCACATAGAAGGAGTAATGGACCTAAGAGGAGAAACAACCACAATAATCAACCCAAAAACCGTCTTCGACCTACAAAACAACAAAAACGGCAAACGAATAATCGTATTCGAAAACACAAACCAAAACAACAACGACAACATCGGATGGATAGTAGACGAAGTCCACCAAGTACGACAAATAACCAACGAAGAAATCGACAACCCAATAAAAACAGAAAACGTCAAAGGCGTAATAAAAGAACAAACAGACTTCGTAATCTGGGTAGAACCACCAAAAACACAAAACTAA